One Deinococcus multiflagellatus DNA window includes the following coding sequences:
- a CDS encoding SRPBCC family protein, whose protein sequence is MTQDDQARTTDAPPADAPSTGAHMPPLERSVVGSVGVALMGAGLRSARPLQKLVLGTVGAGLAAMAATGRNPIATALKIRQSQDGEVLVGDAVTVGRPAAELYAIWRQLENLPQLMTHLQRVEVLDEKRSRWTVKAPTGEVSWDAEITADEPGRRIAWQSLPGAAVENHGEVLFRPAPGNRGTEVVVRLAYRPPAGTAGAIVARLTGEEPAQQLRSDLMRFKREQETGHAPTTEGQTSGRAAKGGEA, encoded by the coding sequence ATGACACAGGACGATCAAGCCCGAACGACCGATGCCCCGCCCGCCGACGCCCCCAGCACCGGCGCCCACATGCCCCCCCTGGAACGGTCCGTGGTGGGCAGCGTAGGCGTGGCCCTGATGGGCGCGGGCCTGCGCAGCGCCCGCCCGCTGCAAAAGCTGGTGCTGGGCACCGTGGGCGCGGGTCTGGCGGCGATGGCCGCCACCGGCCGCAACCCCATTGCCACCGCCCTGAAAATCCGCCAGAGCCAGGACGGCGAGGTGCTGGTGGGCGACGCCGTGACGGTTGGCCGCCCGGCCGCCGAGCTGTACGCCATCTGGCGGCAGCTGGAGAACCTGCCGCAGCTCATGACGCACCTGCAGCGCGTGGAGGTGCTGGACGAGAAGCGGTCCCGCTGGACGGTCAAGGCCCCCACGGGCGAGGTGAGCTGGGACGCCGAGATCACCGCCGACGAGCCGGGCCGCCGCATCGCGTGGCAGTCCCTGCCGGGCGCGGCCGTCGAAAACCACGGCGAGGTGCTGTTCCGGCCCGCCCCGGGCAACCGCGGCACCGAAGTCGTGGTGCGCCTGGCCTACCGGCCCCCCGCCGGCACCGCCGGGGCCATCGTGGCCCGCCTGACCGGCGAGGAACCCGCCCAGCAGCTGCGCAGCGACCTGATGCGCTTCAAACGGGAACAGGAAACGGGGCACGCGCCCACCACCGAAGGACAGACGAGCGGCCGCGCCGCCAAGGGCGGCGAGGCATGA
- a CDS encoding zinc-dependent alcohol dehydrogenase: MKAIVWQGTNKIGVETVPDPTLLLPTDAIVKITSTAICGSDLHLLDGFIPSMEKGDILGHEFMGEVVEVGREVKKLKVGDRVVVPFNIACGVCDPCRRGLFSACDNSNPNHRMTEAMYGGVSGGGLFGYSHMYGGYAGGQAQYVRVPFADVNPHKIETDLSDEQVLFLTDIFPTGYQAAEQCGIIPGRDVVAVFGAGPVGQFAARSAQLLGAAHVIVIDRVPERLAMAEAAGCQTINYEQDDVLVALREATGGRGPDHVIDAVGMEAHGHGPGALVDTAKQRLRLTFDRITALRWALLSCAKGGTVSMPGVYGGLIDKVPMGAAFAKGLTFKMGQTHTHRYVLPLLARIEARQIDPSFVITHRASLDQAPDLYKTFRDKQGGCIKVVLNPWA, encoded by the coding sequence GTGAAAGCCATTGTCTGGCAGGGCACGAACAAGATTGGCGTCGAGACGGTGCCGGACCCCACACTGCTGCTGCCCACCGACGCCATCGTCAAGATCACCTCCACGGCCATCTGCGGCTCGGACCTGCACCTGCTGGACGGTTTTATTCCCAGCATGGAAAAGGGCGACATCCTGGGCCACGAGTTCATGGGCGAAGTCGTCGAGGTCGGCCGCGAGGTGAAGAAACTCAAGGTGGGCGACCGCGTGGTGGTGCCCTTCAACATTGCCTGCGGGGTGTGCGACCCGTGCCGGCGCGGGCTGTTCAGCGCCTGCGACAACTCCAACCCCAACCACCGCATGACCGAAGCCATGTATGGCGGGGTCAGCGGCGGGGGCCTGTTTGGGTACTCGCACATGTACGGCGGCTACGCGGGCGGACAGGCGCAATACGTGCGGGTGCCGTTTGCAGACGTGAACCCACACAAGATCGAAACCGACCTGAGCGACGAGCAGGTGCTGTTCCTGACGGACATCTTCCCCACCGGCTACCAGGCCGCCGAGCAGTGCGGGATTATCCCGGGGCGCGACGTGGTGGCCGTGTTTGGCGCCGGCCCCGTGGGGCAGTTTGCCGCACGCAGCGCGCAGCTGCTGGGGGCCGCCCACGTCATCGTGATTGACCGCGTGCCCGAGCGCCTGGCGATGGCCGAGGCCGCTGGCTGCCAGACCATCAACTACGAGCAGGATGACGTGCTGGTGGCCCTGCGTGAAGCCACGGGCGGGCGCGGCCCCGACCACGTGATTGACGCGGTGGGCATGGAGGCCCACGGGCACGGCCCTGGCGCCCTGGTCGACACAGCCAAGCAGCGCCTGCGCCTGACCTTTGACCGCATCACGGCGCTGCGCTGGGCGCTGCTGAGTTGTGCCAAGGGCGGCACGGTCAGCATGCCCGGCGTGTACGGCGGCCTGATTGACAAGGTGCCGATGGGCGCCGCCTTCGCCAAGGGCCTGACCTTCAAGATGGGCCAGACCCACACGCACCGCTACGTGCTGCCGCTGCTGGCCCGCATTGAAGCGCGCCAGATTGACCCCAGCTTCGTCATTACCCACCGCGCCTCGCTGGATCAGGCCCCGGACCTGTACAAGACCTTCCGCGACAAGCAGGGCGGCTGTATCAAGGTGGTGCTGAATCCCTGGGCGTAG